A stretch of DNA from Anopheles nili chromosome 2, idAnoNiliSN_F5_01, whole genome shotgun sequence:
GCATTCGAGAAATGATCACCTTAACGTAACGTATAAGAACGGGTttcggtcgggaaaacgggaGCTTCGTGTAACACATTATCCTACCACGAGTACGGGAAGTTCACTGTACAGCCGTACGCAcgatcggaaccggaaccgaatCGCACGGAGATCGCGACCGATCGCAACACCACGTCGTGCCTCATCATAagatcaccagcagcagaacgAAGTGCGCACACAGCACGTAAATGAAGAAGTTCGGCGAGTAGCTATTCAGACCACGCTGCGTCACTCCAGGTTGCACCGGAAGCGTATTACTGTGGCCATTTTCTCCGGTTTCATCCGCGtaccggtgctggtgtttgtgCGCCGGATGTTGCATCGTCCTGGTAGGCATCAGCCCtggttgctggtgttggtggtgttgcgaATGGTACGCAGGATGCTGCACCGTTTGAGCGTAATGATACCCAACAGGTTGAGTTGCATGCCCAAGAGCGCGCTGATGCTGGAGGTAGTCGATGTTCTCGTAGTGATCCGAATCGGCGTCAGCATCCGACCGTGGATCCGCCCGATGTGCCGTTTGATCCGGGTATTTAAGATCGTACCGAACGGGCAGATCGCAAGCAGGTCGCAGCTCACGATAATCGTTCGAAAGGACCTGCTGAGCGAGGTACCGCTCGAGTTCCAGCTTATCAACCTTCTGCGGGACGATGCGCTCGTGCACGTTCTTGCGCTCCTGCAGGATCTTCTTGCGTTCACGTGTCCTTCGGCGGTACACGATGGCTGCACCAGCACCGAGGGCaagcaacagcaccaccaacaGAACACCGAGCACCGTGAGTAGGTGAGCTGGACAGTTAATGTCACTCTCGGACATACCGCGCAGGGTTCGCCGTGTCACGAGACCATCCTCGTTGAGATCACACCCGATCTCGTCGCGATCGATCAGCAGCACGGTTGTGATGTTGGTGTGATCCGGAGCCAGGAAAGCCACCCCATCCGGGTCATCACCGTCGGCATCGTCGAGTGTACCGGTTACAAGCCGCCAAAGCCACCGGATCGTGCAGTTACACACGAGCGGATTTCCGGCCAGTTTTAGCCGCTGGAGTCGATCGAGCGGGAACTGAACCGCATCCAGTGTGAGTAGTGCGTTCCGTCGCATCGAAATATCGATCAGGTGCGGGTTGCCGTTGAACAGCCGCACCGGAAGTGCGGAAAACGACGGGTTATCATCCAGGGTTAACACCTGCAGGTGCGTGTTGTCGACGAACGCCCTGTGAATGCGCAAAAGTGATCATTTTGTGATGTttatttgtgttgttttacgTACGAAAGGTTACCCTCCATTAAGCCCAGCAAATGAGCATCGTTTTGAGCTCGGTTTTGAGatgacaaataataaaaaaaatataatcacgCGGGTGTCTTACCAAAGGACATCTCTACCACGAGCTTCTGCCACACGACACGCCTCTAATGGGGCGGTAAttcaaaaaacccaccaccggaaaGCACTTCCTCGGCTCCGCAGCTCGGATGGCCCATTTTTTAGccgttttttcgtttcatttcacttgACGGCAGCAATTTCCTCGAGGGGGTTTGGTTGGCCACGGATCATGAGCAGGCGTGCGTTACAATGCAAATGCAGCCGCGGTAAGTTATCGCACCACTAACCGGGCGCTCTGGGAGTAAATCGAGCGAGGCCCTGGGTTCGAGTGGCACCCGTACGATAGCATTGTTTAATGGTGGCAGCAATTTATACAATGCGCTGCTGAGCGGTTGTTGGTGGAGTACCGCATAAGCTCCAGTGGGCCGTTTTGCGTGTTACATCCGCCTGTGGCATCTTTCGGCTCATTTGGCCCGGTAGCTGGGCTGGATTGATACGGATATGGTGATCGGGTTAAATGGAATATGACGATTTTGAGGCGAAGCCCATCGTATCAAGTAGCAGCGTATAAGCTGCTCGATCAGTTGGGTTAAATAAATTACTCCAAAATGGCTGCCTAACagtggggaaagttttccttccagcATGCCAAGAACAGATTAGGTGTTTCAAATTCATATTTCGACTGCACAAAATTCACCCGTCCACACCGATAATGGTTTGATAAATTGGCGGCTTGCTCAACAATTGCTCAGTAGCCTTTACGAGTCTCAAATCCACTGGGAGTACCCAAAACGCGGTCCGACATGAAATGTTCTACACGTTTTACTTCACTCAAACCCCCGGCTCGACGAGCGGACGGAAATAAAACGCTTTCCCCGGGAAAGGCGGCTTTCACTTGCGATATTGGACGTGTCAGAAATAGTTTCTCGTGCTTCTAAATCGGCTCGCGTTCTTCAGAAACAACCGCCGCTAAAGTCATGTTGAACCGGTTTTCCACTCAAGGATACGTGTGCTCCTTGCCGGCTGCCGTAGACGGAAGTGCTCACTCGGCACTGGGATTTGGTGCCATTTGGCAGCTGCGACGACACCCGTTTCAGCCGGCTAACAATAAAATACGCCGACGGAGTGCGACGCAAAATGGCGGCCCGGGTTTCTTCGGGTACCTGCGGACAAAGCGGGCCATGGTACAAAAATAGTTCACCCGCGTTGTCTCCATTGTTCTGTGCGCGGCATTCGTCACCGGTTCCTTCAACCGGTTGGGAGcacgaagaaagcaaaacccccgGTACCGGTGCCGGATGATGAACTATCACATTTTTCTCCGGCAGGGGCCACGGGTGCTCGGGGATtcgggcgcttttcccggtTGCTATTTTCGCCACGCAACGCGCTACGGGAGGATACGCGCGAGCGCGAATACGCGAAAACCCGGCGCGCGTGTTCCCGAAATTACACGCGAAACTTTCACGTGCATGCGTGCGCGTCGCGGGAACGCATCGTGGCGGTTGCTAAGGCAACGACGTACGTCACGACAAAAGGCCCCGCAATCCCGGGGCAACCGAGCGTGCGTTTGTGGCGGTGCGCAAGAGGGCCTTTATCCTTACGCCGGGTGTTGGCCTGGGATTGGGAgggtttggttttaattttgtgcatAGCTGCCACAAATTAATGGTAGCAAGGTGCGCTATTTTGGAGACGACAGGAGCATTTCTTTGGCGCATTATTGCTGCCTAGGAAGTTttggagtgagaaaaaaattagtTGAAGACTTTAAGGACTTCCTCcaaataaaagaagaatttCCTTCAATATAGTTCATAGCCTGTGAGCATGGAATTCATGTTGCACGTGCgattgaattgaattaaatttgcGTGAGCATATCAAAGGGTCACTATGGCAACAAATTTTATATTCTGTGcggttgcttggatggttggaaaatttttctcaAAAATATCTCTCATTTTCCCCAACCATTGGACTGGTTCTTTTTATATCCTCCAGAGAACCGATCCGTGGAATGGTTTCAAATAATgggcacacatgcacatgtaCACATTCACACAAAGGAGCACCATTTTACGGTGCTCTCTTTCCTGTCATCGCTTCAACATGAGTCATTCATGGGCATTCCGAAGCCCTCGTTTGTGGCCATTTTTATTGTGCGCTTCGAGTGGAGTACGTGGCTTCGTTGCCGATGCCGTAAAACCATGCCCATCCCATGGCTGGGAAGGGCCAAAGTTTAAACAGGTCCCTGTTCCACACCCACATCACGCCCGCTAATGAAAGTGCCACCCCCTAATGGAGATATTTCGCTCCACTTGTGCACCCGCATGGGTTtcgtgcagcaaaagcaatagcaaaaaaaatattaccaaCGCCATAATCCCTCGCGATCGTTACAAAACATTGATGACAGCTCGTTCGGAAGCCCTTTTTGTCGGAGCTGGTTCGTTCCCGCTTTCCCCAAAGCGCGAAGAGGATGTTCCTTTGCGAACGTGTGCGCGCCTCATGAGCCAGCAACCTTTTTATCGCACCCACCGATAACCCCATTCGGTGAATCACGCCGTACACCGATCCATTCGATCGCACCCTTCGCGTGGTTCGATAGCATCGCCCGCCATTTTACCACGCGAGCTACCGAATTGGGAGTTCATAAACGGTTCCCAACGCCGTCAGagctgacaatcgatttgcgaTGGCGTACGCCGGCGTTATTTACAACCAACGTGGTACCTACCTCGTGTCGATGTGCTCCAACCGATCCAGCCGGTCCAGATGCAGCTCACGCAGTTGGAACAGATTCGCGAAGGCAACTGCGGGCAGCCGCACGAACGAGTTACCGCTCAGCGTCAGCGTGGTCAGGTTGTGTAGCCTCGACAGCTGCACCGTTGGGATGGTCtgaaaaacgaatgaaaagcgCGATGATCAgccggtgaaagtgaaaagtttCCCTACCCTAGCTGGAGGGTAGTTGTGGGATTTgaacgaaataaattattagtCTTATCAGCTGGCACGGAACGCCGAACCCATCGAAGCTGCGGCTGAGCTTGCGTTTTACTGAGTTCGAGTTGAGTGCCGTGAAAAATGATGAATCTCTTTTTCAGAGGCACAAAACGTGTGCCTCTTTTACTTTCCGATCGAAACTTTCTCATTGAACTTCACAGATTAAACCCAATTAAGCTTAAACCTGTGTGGCATCGTTTGCTCACACCCTTCTCGGTGGAAAAGGGGACCGGGTTTAAAAAGGGcacatttttctctcccccaaaACGAATTTACATGCGACAGAAAGCGCATTTAAAATTGGATACTGGCTCGGCATGAATAATTCCATTCCGCAGCTtttcgaaatggaaattttggttcgatttcggttcgatcgcgtgatttgcatttgatgacgcacgcacgcacgcacgccagcACACAGAAAGGCGGCTTTTAAAACGTAACACACAAAGGGCCGGCTAGGCCCGAAAGGGAATACCACCTGGGTCCACCCCGGCCGGGTGTCGTGCATTAATCCTTTGCCGTTAATTTACGACACTggggtgaatgaaaaagaaaaaaacaacaaagcaacgacaaaacaaaacgaagccaCTCAAATCCACGCCCTTTTCGGGGGCGCCCTAGCTAATGGTATCGCTTTCATCACGCGTTCCTACCCAACCGGCTTGGGAGTTTATTAAATTCCACCGCCCTATTTGAAAgtccaaaaaaatatatctctTCCCTTCGACTCACCGTGAGATTGTTGTCGGCCAGATCGAGCAGCTGTAGAGAGTGTAGTCCAGCGAAAGCACTCGGATCGAGCTCCATCAGCACGTTCCCGGCCAACCGGAGCGTTCGGAGTTGGTGCAGCGTAGCGAAGCTGCCGTTCGTGACGAACTCGATCAGGTTGCCGGATAGATCGAGATGGCGCAAGGTGCGCACATGTTCCAGGTTACCCGAGTATGGTACCTCGAGCAGTTGATTGTCGGCGAGCAGAAGCGTCTCGAGAGCGGTCAGTGGCGCTAAAACACCCGGTTCGAAGCTCACCAACCGGTTACGATCGAGTTCGAGCTGGCGTAGCGCGCCAAGTGCCTGAAATGCGGTCGGATGGATCTGTTCGAGAACGTTTTCACCAAGCCGCAGCAGCTCAAGCCGACGCAACCCACGGAAGGTGTCCTTCTGCAGCGTCTGCAGGACATTCCGTGTGACGTTGAGGGCACGCAATTTCTCCTGCGACTCGAAGTTTTTCGAGCCAAGCGAATCGATCCGATTGCCGGAGAGATCGAGTGACTCGAGCTGGTAGTAGAAGGCGAGCGTAAAGTGCACGTTCGTGATCTGGTTTGCGGTTAAGTTGAGGTGGCGCACGTCCGGGTTGAGCTGGATCGGGACTACCTCGAGGGACGCGTTAATGCAGGACGTGCGCAGGTTGCGATCGCTTTCGCACGTGCAGAGTGTTGGGCAGAAGGCGCTCGCGAGCCGAGCGAAGGCCAACAGGACCAGCAGAAACAGCCCGCTCGGCCAATTTGTCATGGTTTTCATCGCGTCGATCGGAGCTAAGCCCCGAGGCAGGACGATGATCGTTCGCGATCGGTTGGGTTTAAGTTTCttcaatttttatgctttctctGTGCTACAAAGGTGATTATGCCGTAGCCTCGATCACGTCATGATCACGGGCGGTGTGCGATCACAAACGATCGAAATCCATTGGTCGCATctgtcgaaagagaaaaagagaaagagagattgggtgagataaataaaattaaaaaaaaaaacgaaaagaaacgcgCTAATGCGATTACGTCTCTGGAGTGGGTTTAAAAGCGCGAGATCAAACGAAAATCGTGCCAGTGCGCGATGACGAATGAATTACGCCAATTATGAACGCCAAATGATCGCACTCAGTTGCGTAAGCCCGCGATGGATGAGCTCGTGATGCTCAAGTGTACGGCAAGCACATCCAAAGGGAAGCGATTTTGCGAAATCATGACGATAAATGAGCACCAGGGCAGACGAGTACTTTCGAGTGCGCGTATCATTCGTTCCCTGGAGttgtgtaattaaatttgagGGTGCTCCATTTTGTCctcgcaacaacagcaaaaaacaacgcacGGCTGAGAAGTTGCTCCTTTCGCTGAAGGCTCAAAGCCACCAAAGCGCTCTGTTGCGacataaatcaaacccacCGACGTGTAATCGGCGTAGCATAACCACAAATTAGGCACCATCTTGTGGGGAGGCGTTGGGCCTAA
This window harbors:
- the LOC128727775 gene encoding nyctalopin-like produces the protein MTNWPSGLFLLVLLAFARLASAFCPTLCTCESDRNLRTSCINASLEVVPIQLNPDVRHLNLTANQITNVHFTLAFYYQLESLDLSGNRIDSLGSKNFESQEKLRALNVTRNVLQTLQKDTFRGLRRLELLRLGENVLEQIHPTAFQALGALRQLELDRNRLVSFEPGVLAPLTALETLLLADNQLLEVPYSGNLEHVRTLRHLDLSGNLIEFVTNGSFATLHQLRTLRLAGNVLMELDPSAFAGLHSLQLLDLADNNLTTIPTVQLSRLHNLTTLTLSGNSFVRLPAVAFANLFQLRELHLDRLDRLEHIDTRAFVDNTHLQVLTLDDNPSFSALPVRLFNGNPHLIDISMRRNALLTLDAVQFPLDRLQRLKLAGNPLVCNCTIRWLWRLVTGTLDDADGDDPDGVAFLAPDHTNITTVLLIDRDEIGCDLNEDGLVTRRTLRGMSESDINCPAHLLTVLGVLLVVLLLALGAGAAIVYRRRTRERKKILQERKNVHERIVPQKVDKLELERYLAQQVLSNDYRELRPACDLPVRYDLKYPDQTAHRADPRSDADADSDHYENIDYLQHQRALGHATQPVGYHYAQTVQHPAYHSQHHQHQQPGLMPTRTMQHPAHKHQHRYADETGENGHSNTLPVQPGVTQRGLNSYSPNFFIYVLCAHFVLLLVIL